A stretch of the Notamacropus eugenii isolate mMacEug1 chromosome 2, mMacEug1.pri_v2, whole genome shotgun sequence genome encodes the following:
- the PCP4L1 gene encoding Purkinje cell protein 4-like protein 1 isoform X2 yields the protein MSELSTNESPKANQASSPEEKEKTDAKKGEEEEIDIDLTAPETEKAALAIQGKFRRFQKRKKDPSS from the exons cTTAGCACCAACGAGTCTCCAAAAGCCAACCAGGCATCCAGTCCAGAAGAAAAGG AGAAAACGGATGCCAAGAAgggtgaggaagaagaaattgaTATTGATCTGACTGCACCTGAGACAGAGAAAGCCGCACTTGCCATTCAGGGCAAGTTCCGCCggttccagaaaaggaaaaaagatcccAGCTCCTGA
- the PCP4L1 gene encoding Purkinje cell protein 4-like protein 1 isoform X1 produces MSELSTNESPKANQASSPEEKEKTDAKKGNVTANPAEESGIDMTAPETERAAITIQDRFRSYQKKKKFLLSCQPCLCLSPPPPQTLIPCILVSLLLTYL; encoded by the exons cTTAGCACCAACGAGTCTCCAAAAGCCAACCAGGCATCCAGTCCAGAAGAAAAGG AGAAAACGGATGCCAAGAAgg GGAATGTCACCGCCAACCCAGCAGAAGAGAGTGGCATTGATATGACAGCACCTGAGACAGAGAGAGCTGCAATTACCATCCAGGACAGGTTTCGGagctaccagaaaaaaaaaaagttcctcctAAGCTGCCAGCCCTGTCTTTGCCTATCACCACCTCCTCCACAGACCCTGATCCCATGTATCCTGGTTTCTCTTCTGCTAACCTATCTGTGA